AGGCTAATGCTGCGGTTTTTGCAGCTTGTTTGCAACCCGGTGATAAAATACTCGGTTTTGATCTATCTCACGGAGGGCACTTAACACATGGATCTCCTGTGAATTTTTCAGGCAAATTATACCATCCTTGTTTTTATGGAGTAGAGAAGGAAACGGGTATTTTAAATTATGATAAAATAAAAGAAATTGCGGAAAATGAACAGCCTAAAATGATTATTGCCGGAGCATCTGCTTATTCCAGAGATATTGATTTTAAAAAATTTAGAGAAATTGCAGATAGTGTAGGTGCATTATTATTGGCAGACATCTCTCACCCTTCGGGAATGATAGCAAAAGGAATACTAAATGACCCATTACCTCATTGCCACGTGGTAACCACCACTACTCATAAAACATTAAGAGGACCCAGAGGAGGGATGATTATGATGGGACAGGATTTTGATAATCCGTTTGGCATCAAATTAAAAAACGGAAGCTTAAAAAAAATGTCAGTATTGCTAAATGCTGCTGTTTTTCCGGGTAACCAGGGCGGTCCCCTGGAGCATATCATAGCAGCAAAAGCAATAGCATTTAGTGAGGCATTGACCGATGCATTTTTGCAGTATCAAATTCAGGTAAAAAAGAATGCAGCTGCAATGGCAAAAGCATTTGTAGCAAAAGAATACCAGCTAATCTCAGGCGGGACGGATAATCACATGATGCTCATTGATCTGAGAAATAAAAATATTACAGGTAAAGATGCCGAACTTGCACTGGGCAAGGCTCATATTACTGTTAATAAGAATATGGTACCTTTTGATGATAAATCACCATTTATTACCTCGGGAATTAGAATTGGAACACCGGCGATCACAACTCGCGGAATGAAAGAAGATAGCATGCCTGTAATTGTAGATCTCATTGATAGTGTTATTACAAATTACGAGGATGATACCATTTTGGAAAACGTGGCAAATAAAGTATACGATTTAATGAAAGATCGCCCATTATTTCAGGAATAAATTGTTTTAAGTAAACCAAATTGCGAATGTCAAAATTGAATAAGTACACACTATCTTTAGTGCTTTTGTGTATGGGGGCTTTTATGTACGGACAACTATCTTTTTCCGAAAACGCCACAGCTTCCGGAATATCAGTTACGTATGGAGATAGTGAATTAGGAGGTGGTGTTTCTTTTGTTGATTTTGATAATGACGGGTGGGATGATATTTCTTTTGCCAGTCAAAGCGGATCCGAGCTTTATTTTTACAAAAATACCAATGGCCATTTTTCTATAGTCAACTTCAATGGAATATCAAATACTCAAAAAACAAAACAGATTGTTTGGGTAGACTATGATAATGACGGTGATAAGGATTTATTTTTAGCAGTACTTATCGGCGCTAATAAATTCTATAGAAACGATGGCCATATGAATTTTACGGATATCTCCGCTACCATAGGTTTTTTTCAAGACGATCTATTTACTTATAGTGTTTCATTTGGCGATATTGATAATGATGGAGATCTGGATGCATATATATATGCAACAGGGATGGCCCCGATGAAAATCAAAGGAATTATTTGTATAAAAATGATAACGGAACATATGTGGATATATCACATAGTGCAGGTATTGTTATGGCTAGCGAACTGACTTTTTGCTCGGTATTTTTTGATTACAATAATGACGGTTATCAGGATATTTATATTTCCAATGATAAGCCTACTTATATAAACAGATTATACAAAAACAATGGAAATGGTACTTTTGATGATGTTTCCGTAAGTAGCGGAGCAGGAATTTATATCAATGCCATGACAACCACTATAGGTGATTTTAATAATGACGGATGGTTTGATATTTATGTTACCAATACCCCGGAAGGAAATCAATTGTTAAAAAATAATGGTGATGGAACTTTCACAAATATAGCACGTCCGTCAGGTACGGATTTTAATAGTGTAGGATGGGGGGCAGTATTTTTAGGGATCAAGACTAATTGTTGTGTTTATGCAAAAATTGT
This window of the Flavobacteriaceae bacterium genome carries:
- a CDS encoding serine hydroxymethyltransferase, producing MQRDLQVFDLIQAEKERQTNGLELIASENYVSSQVLEAAGSILTNKYAEGYPNKRYYGGCEVVDIVEQIAIDRAKELYGAVYVNVQPHSGSQANAAVFAACLQPGDKILGFDLSHGGHLTHGSPVNFSGKLYHPCFYGVEKETGILNYDKIKEIAENEQPKMIIAGASAYSRDIDFKKFREIADSVGALLLADISHPSGMIAKGILNDPLPHCHVVTTTTHKTLRGPRGGMIMMGQDFDNPFGIKLKNGSLKKMSVLLNAAVFPGNQGGPLEHIIAAKAIAFSEALTDAFLQYQIQVKKNAAAMAKAFVAKEYQLISGGTDNHMMLIDLRNKNITGKDAELALGKAHITVNKNMVPFDDKSPFITSGIRIGTPAITTRGMKEDSMPVIVDLIDSVITNYEDDTILENVANKVYDLMKDRPLFQE